From the genome of Ralstonia pickettii, one region includes:
- a CDS encoding exodeoxyribonuclease VII small subunit, translating into MPRASNDASSSASATPSATPASYEAAMAELETLVASMESGELPLEASLAAYRRGAELVRYCQQVLERVEQQVRVLDGDALKPLGDESDTNEQGDA; encoded by the coding sequence ATGCCCCGTGCCTCAAACGACGCCTCCAGCAGCGCGTCCGCCACGCCCTCCGCCACGCCGGCTTCCTATGAAGCGGCCATGGCCGAACTCGAAACCCTTGTCGCAAGCATGGAATCCGGCGAATTGCCGCTGGAGGCCTCGCTTGCGGCGTATCGACGCGGGGCTGAACTGGTCAGGTACTGCCAGCAGGTGCTGGAGCGCGTCGAGCAGCAAGTGCGCGTGCTTGACGGTGATGCCCTGAAGCCCTTGGGCGACGAGTCCGACACCAACGAGCAAGGCGACGCATGA